Within Amedibacterium intestinale, the genomic segment CCATAGTTTGTTAAATTTCACAGACAATCGATGGGCTACGATATCACGTTTCTTTTGCAAAGCGATTCCGATTGCCATGATGGCAATCAAAGAAGCAAAGGGAATAATACTGGAAAATTTATCTTCAAATGTAACCAAAAGAAAAGATATGCATAAAAGGATGATTACTTTTGAAGTGTCTCTTATATGAATCTTTTTAAAATAAATTGCAAGAATTGTTCCAATAAGCAGCCCTATAAGAATTCCTGAAACAATCGAAAGAGGAATATTCACAAAACTTCTAATAGATATATCATTTCCCTGTGCCAATCCTGTAAATGCGCTAAACATTACGATGACAAATACATCATCAACAGAGGCACCAGCAAGTATGAGCTGTGGAATACTATGATTTACTCCATATCCTTCTTCCATGAGTTTCAACATTTTAGGGACAATGACTGCTGGAGAAACAGCCGCAACAACGGCTCCCATGATGGCTGCATCCAAAATCGAAATTCCTAATAATTTGGGTGCTAATAAAACCATTCCCAACATTTCAAAGCAGGCAGGAACAAAACACATGAGTATGGCAGGACGTCCTACTTTTTTTAAATCATTTACATCTAAAGAAAGACCTGCTCTTGTTAAAATGATGATGAGTGCGATGCGTCGCAAATCTGAAGATATGTTTAAAATAGAATCATCAATCATATTAAGAGAATATGGGCCAAGAATGATTCCTGTTAAAAGCATTCCCATTAAACTAGGCAAGTGGATCTTTTTACATATCCATCCCATAAACATTCCCATCAATAAAATCATCGAAATACTGATCAGCATAAAATTCATCCTCCTGTTTCATTGATTAAGACGCAAAAAAAGCTGATAATTTCTGCGTCAAAAAAAGGCAGAAGTCATCAGCTAACATTAGCGGTTTTAGTTTATACAACTAAGGGAGAACTTCATTCCCACTGCAAAATCATAACAAAAAGAATTATCATTTGTCAACGTTTTTTGAAATTCCCTTTTTATGCAAGTGTCTATAAAACTTATTTTTATATAGATAACCTGCAAAGATTTAATTGTCTTCTTCACTAGAATACTGTTTTAATAAAGTCTGAAAATCTTTGTTGTTTTTTAAAAAGGCAGTTTCTTCATCGTCTTTTATGGATTGCAGAATTGTTTTTTGCATTTTTTTTGCAAAAGTTGAATCCTGTTTTTTCACTTCTATCATACGATACAATGGAGAGGTGCTGATATCTTTAACATGTGTGAAAGATTTCAACATGGGAATTAAAACCTGCATACATTTCATAGGTTTTTTATAAGCGGTGTATAGCTGAAAGAGTGGAAGATAGGAAATATACTCCCATAAGTCCAGTACTTCTGCATTCTTTTTCGCAACCTCTGCGATATAAAAGCTATCTTCTTCCTGCTTTGTTTTAATGGCGATATCCAAAAGAGTTAACAGCGTAGTCTGTATTTCGTTTGCTTGCATTAATAAGTTTTCCTGTGTGATCTTCTGTGCTTTTTCATAGTTTCCTTTTGCCATGTATAATTGTATTTGTTTCTGTTTTTTATCTACAGGTTGTTTATCCGGAATCATTTGCAGCATTTGTTCTGCTTTTTCATAATCTTTCTGATTGATATATTTGGAAATTAGCATGGAGCGTGCCTGCTGCTGAATAGAAATGTTGCTGGAATGCAGTACACGTTCATATAAAGACTCGATTGTCTCTAGTATTTCTTTTTCTGGTTTTGGTTTCTCCATCATATACATGCCTTGTAAAAGTGTTGCGCAGGAAAGAATAAGAAGATCACAGGAAGGGAATTCTTTTACTTTCTTCATTGCACATGTATATGCATTATGAAAACCTTCATTATCATATAATTCAGATACATGATTCATGAAAAGGGCAACTTCCTGTTCGCTTAAATCCTCTTGAAACGATAATAACGTATTTAAATCGGTATCTAAAAGTCTTGCCAGAGGAGGAAGAAGGGTGATATCTGGAAATGAAGTTCCCTTTTCCCATTTGTTGACAGCAGGAGTACTAACTCCAAGAAATTGTGCTATTTGTTCCTGTGTGAGATTTTTTTCAAGTCTTCGCTTTTTTATGATTTCATGCATTTTCATATATCGTTCTCCTTTTTGTTTTCTATATTTATATTATAAAGGGTATGTGTAGATATACAATTGCATTATATTTAACTTTTCTTTTAGAAATTTAACGTATAGTAAATTTTCTCTATATTATATATAGATGACTTTGTATGCTTTTACACGAATAGAAAACGTGATAAAATAAAAAAGAACAAAAGGAGTAGAGAGATATGGACTATGCAAAAAAAGCAATGGAAATGCATGAACAGCTGAAAGGGAAACTGGAAGTTGTTTCAAAAGTAAAAATAGAAACAAGAGATGATTTAAGTACTGCTTATACACCGGGTGTTGCTGCACCATGTTTGGAAATTCAGAAAAATCCTAATAAGAGTTATGAGTTAACAGGAAGAGGGAATTGTGTTGCGGTAATTACCGATGGCAGTGCTGTATTAGGTTTAGGTGATATTGGACCAGAAGCTGGTATGCCCGTCATGGAAGGAAAATGTGTCTTATTCAAAGAATTTGGAGGAGTGGATGCAATTCCTTTATGTATTCGAAGCAAAGATGTTGGAGAAATTGTGAGAACGATTTCTTTGCTTGCGGGAAGTTTTGGCGGAATTAATTTGGAAGATATTGCAGCTCCACGCTGTTTTGAAATAGAGAAAAAATTAAAAGAAGTTTGTGATATTCCTGTATTTCATGATGATCAGCATGGTACAGCAATCGTAGTTGCTAGTGCATTGTTGAATGCATTAAAAGTTGTACATAAAGAAATGGGAACTGTGGATATTGTCATCAATGGAGCAGGAAGTGCTGGTGTAGCAATTGCCAAACTGCTGCTGGATATGAAGTTTGGAAATATCACACTGGTAGATAAAGCTGGTATTTTAAATATTCATAATAACAATCTGACAAGTGGGCAAAGAGAAATTGTGGATATTACTGGATGTGAAAAAGAAGGGACCTTGGCAGATGCTATGAAAGATGCGGATGTATTTATTGGGGTATCTGCACCTAATATTGTATCGGAAGAGATGGTAGCTTCTATGCATAAGGGAGCAATTGTATTTACGATGGCAAATCCTACACCGGAAATTATGCCAGATTTAGCGCTGCATGCAGGTGCCGTTGTTGTTGGTACAGGTAGAAGTGATTTCCCTAACCAGATTAATAATGTTTTGGCTTTCCCAGGTATTTTTAAAGGTGCTTTAGAAGTTCGTGCCAGTGATATCAATGAAGAGATGAAAATTGCTGCAGCGTATGGGATTGCTTCTTTGATTTCAGAAGATGAATTAAAAGCAGATTATATTATTCCAAGCGCATTGGATAAACGAGTGGCAAAAGCAGTTGCTGAAGCTGTAAAAGAAGCGGCAATAAAAAGTGGAGTAGCAAGAATATAATAAAAAGAGCTTTGGCTCTTTTTTGTTATACATGATTTTTGATAAGCAATTCTGCAATCTGTACAGCGTTTAATGCGGCACCTTTTCTAAGCTGATCGCCACAGCACCAAAGGTGTAACGCATGATTTTTGTTTTTCAAATCTTGTCGTATTCTTCCAACATAAACATCATCCTTTTCACTGGAATAAAGCGGCATTGGATATTGGGTGTTGTCATCAAGCAAGATTACACCTTTTGCATCTGCTAATAAATTTTTAGCAGTAGAAACATCAATTTCTTTTTCAAACTCTACGTAAATAGAAAGGCTATGCGAACGGTATACGGGAACTCGTACACACGTACAGCTTATAGATAAATCGTTTTGATGAAGAATTTTTCTGCCTTCGTTTTGCATTTTCATTTCTTCGCTGGTGTAATCGTTTTGTTCAAAATCTCCGATTTGCGGGATCAGGTTAAATGCGATTGGGTAGGGGAAAACCTGATGAGCAAAGCTGCCTTGTATCTGTTCTTTTAATTCGTTGATTCCTTTTTCCCCAGCACCGCTTACTGCCTGATAAGTGGATACGATCATACGCTTGATATGGGCATGTTGATGAAGAGGGTATAAAGCTGTTAAAGCAATGATGGTTGCACAATTTGGATTAGAGATAATTCCTTTATGAGTATAAATGTCTTGTGGATTTATTTCGGGTATCACAAGAGGAATCCCTTTTTCCATACGAAAAGCAGAACTGTTGTCAATAAGAATGGCTCCATCTTGCATGATTGCAGGAAGATAGGACTTCATGATTTTTGCATCTATAGCTCCTAAAACGATATCAATATCTTTAAAACTGCTGTTGTGAAGTTCCTTTATGATATAGCTTTTATCTTTGTAGGTGATCTTTTTGCCAGCACTTTTTTTGCTGGCGAAAAGATATAGATTTTTTATTGGAAAATTTCTGTCTATTAAAAGCTTTAACATTTCATATCCAACGGCACCACTGCCGCCTAAGATGGCAAGGTTATAAGTTTTCATACTAGACTCCTCTCTTTTCTATATAGTATATGAATATAGGATTGAAAAGGTGTTAAATGAAGAAAAAAACTTGAGTTTCTTTTAGGAAGATTGTATGATTAAAAATATATAAAGGGAGGAGAGAATATGCAGAAATTTTATATAGTAGACAGCAGCATTTTGCCGGAAGTTCTTGATAAAGTTATTGAAGCTAGAACACTTTTGTTAAATGGAGAAGTTCGACAGGTAAGTGAAGCTGTGAAAAAAGTTGGGATCAGCAGAGGAACGTACTATAAATATAAAGATTATGTCTTTCTCCCAGATAAGGGGTTAAATGCAAGAAAAGCGGTTATTTCTTTGATGCTGCACCATGATAAGGGGATCTTGTCTGAAGTTTTACAGATCATGTCTCAGGGAAATGCGAATATTCTAACGATTAATCAAAATATTCCAATTCATGATTGGGCAAGTGTTGTTATTTCATTTGATATTAGTGATATGAATATTTCTATTGATGAATTAATGGAAAAATTACGGATATGTCATGGTGTAAATAATCCACAGCTTTTAGCGGTTGAATAACATCTCTTAAATTTAGGGGGATGTTTTCTTTTTAGAATAGCAAATTTTGAAAAAAATATGATATGATTATAACGAGGTGTTTTTACATGAATGTATTGTTGATCATTGCAGAAGAAGAATATATAGATGAAGTTAAAGGAAGGCTTGCAAATGAAGGTTTTTTTGCTACAGAAGTTGGAAGCAATGGTGGATTTCTGGAATATGGAGAAGTTGTTCTTATTCTTGGGGTGGATCAGCATGATACGGAAAAAGTAATGCATCTACTAGAAAAAATTAATGTAATGTATTCATCATCTTTAGATGTGGAAGCTAAGATTCAGGTTTTTTCTATTCCTGCATCTCAATATATAAAGAAAAATGGTTAAATAATAAAGAAGAATAAGGATTGAAAACAATATGCTGAAACAATAAATAAAAAAATAAAAAAAATTATTGACACAAAAAATATCTGATGATATTATATATGGGCACTCAACAAGAGGGTGCTAAAAAAACTGGAGGTTTAGCTCAGTTGGGAGAGCATCTGCCTTACAAGCAGAGGGTCAGCGGTTCGAGCCCGTTAACCTCCACCATGAAATGCCGACTTAGCTCAATTGGTAGAGCAACTGACTTGTAATCAGTAGGTTGTGGGTTCAATTCCTATAGTCGGCACCATTAATGATGACCCGTTAGCTCAGTTGGTAGAGCATCTGACTTTTAATCAGAGGGTCGGGCGTTCGAATCGCCCACGGGTCACCATTTAAAAAATGCGGGTGTAGTTCAATGGTAGAACTTCAGCCTTCCAAGCTGACTACGTGAGTTCGATTCTCATCACCCGCTCCATCTTAAATAAAAAAAACTGGAGGTTTAGCTCAGTTGGGAGAGCATCTGCCTTACAAGCAGAGGGTCAGCGGTTCGAGCCCGTTAACCTCCACCATGAAATGCCGACTTAGCTCAATTGGTAGAGCAACTGACTTGTAATCAGTAGGTTGTGGGTTCAATTCCTATAGTCGGCACCATTTTAACGGAGAGGTAGCGAAGTGGCTAAACGCGGCTGACTGTAACTCAGTTCCTTTTGGTTCGGCGGTTCGAATCCGTCCCTCTCCACCATTAATGATGACCCGTTAGCTCAGTTGGTAGAGCATCTGACTTTTAATCAGAGGGTCGGGCGTTCGAATCGCCCACGGGTCACCATTTAAAAAATGCGGGTGTAGTTCAATGGTAGAACTTCAGCCTTCCAAGCTGACTACGTGAGTTCGATTCTCATCACCCGCTCCATTGGGATTGCCTATCCATACTTTGTATGGATATTTTTTTATATTTTTGATAATGAAAAAGGGGCTGTGACAGATAAATCAAAGCTCTAAGGTAAAAAAATACACCCAATCCTATAAGGAAAAAGGTGTATTTTTTTGGTATAATTTATGTATGACAATTACTCAAATTAACCAACCAAATTATACAGCATATCAGCCATATATGCTACTGGATTTTGAATTTTCTTTTCAAAACGATGTCCTTAAGGATGATTTGAGTATCACGATCCTGGAAGTCTTGAGGAGGATTGATCTGAGTAAGTTCATAGATTTCCATCATCTTGATTCTCGTTCTTATGATCCTGTCATGATGCTGACCGTCATTCTTATGGCCTTCGCTGAAGACGGCTACGCTTCTTTACGCAAGCTGGAAAAACTTTGCCGCTATGATGTCCGTTATCGCAGTATCACAAACGGCTTCATTCCCAGCTACAAGAGCTTTGAACGCTTCATCAATAACACACTGAAAGAATCGATAGAAACCATTGCGAAAGAAATCTATCTGTATGTACAAGATGAAAAGGCATTGGAAGAACAGATTCTTTATATTGACGGGACGAAATTTGAGGCCAATGCCAATAAGATGACTTTCTGCTGGAGAGGCTGGAGCAAGCGTTATCTTCCAAGACACTGGCAGAAATGCATGGAACTGTTGAGACAGGTAAACCGATACTTTAAGAAACATGAAATCGATATACATTATTCGATTCTGAAATATCCAAATATCGAATATATGATAAAAATAGATGAAGCACTTGAAAACTGGCTGAAGGAAAAAGAACATATCCGAAAAGGCAGAGGAAAACACGAGATCGCAAAATTGTGCGATGAACTGAAGAAAAGTGCAGTCAAGATGTGGCAGTATGCCATACAGGAAGATATACTTGGAGAAAGAAACAGTTTCTCCAAGACGGATCCGGATGCCACATTCATGCATATGAAATATGATTATTATAATCACACGAATGTGTTCAAGCCTGGATATAATGTACAGATAGGAGTAAACAATGGGTACATC encodes:
- a CDS encoding ACT domain-containing protein, coding for MQKFYIVDSSILPEVLDKVIEARTLLLNGEVRQVSEAVKKVGISRGTYYKYKDYVFLPDKGLNARKAVISLMLHHDKGILSEVLQIMSQGNANILTINQNIPIHDWASVVISFDISDMNISIDELMEKLRICHGVNNPQLLAVE
- a CDS encoding cation:proton antiporter, translating into MLISISMILLMGMFMGWICKKIHLPSLMGMLLTGIILGPYSLNMIDDSILNISSDLRRIALIIILTRAGLSLDVNDLKKVGRPAILMCFVPACFEMLGMVLLAPKLLGISILDAAIMGAVVAAVSPAVIVPKMLKLMEEGYGVNHSIPQLILAGASVDDVFVIVMFSAFTGLAQGNDISIRSFVNIPLSIVSGILIGLLIGTILAIYFKKIHIRDTSKVIILLCISFLLVTFEDKFSSIIPFASLIAIMAIGIALQKKRDIVAHRLSVKFNKLWVVAEIVLFVLVGATLDIKYAVSAGVLSIILILGVLVFRMLGVCLCLLKTKLTLKERMFCMIAYTPKATVQAAIGGVPLAMGLSCGNIVLTVAVTAILITAPFGALCIDIAYKKLLSKSDEPSVTHTI
- a CDS encoding aspartate-semialdehyde dehydrogenase, with translation MKTYNLAILGGSGAVGYEMLKLLIDRNFPIKNLYLFASKKSAGKKITYKDKSYIIKELHNSSFKDIDIVLGAIDAKIMKSYLPAIMQDGAILIDNSSAFRMEKGIPLVIPEINPQDIYTHKGIISNPNCATIIALTALYPLHQHAHIKRMIVSTYQAVSGAGEKGINELKEQIQGSFAHQVFPYPIAFNLIPQIGDFEQNDYTSEEMKMQNEGRKILHQNDLSISCTCVRVPVYRSHSLSIYVEFEKEIDVSTAKNLLADAKGVILLDDNTQYPMPLYSSEKDDVYVGRIRQDLKNKNHALHLWCCGDQLRKGAALNAVQIAELLIKNHV
- a CDS encoding cyclic-di-AMP receptor, with protein sequence MNVLLIIAEEEYIDEVKGRLANEGFFATEVGSNGGFLEYGEVVLILGVDQHDTEKVMHLLEKINVMYSSSLDVEAKIQVFSIPASQYIKKNG
- a CDS encoding IS1182 family transposase; amino-acid sequence: MTITQINQPNYTAYQPYMLLDFEFSFQNDVLKDDLSITILEVLRRIDLSKFIDFHHLDSRSYDPVMMLTVILMAFAEDGYASLRKLEKLCRYDVRYRSITNGFIPSYKSFERFINNTLKESIETIAKEIYLYVQDEKALEEQILYIDGTKFEANANKMTFCWRGWSKRYLPRHWQKCMELLRQVNRYFKKHEIDIHYSILKYPNIEYMIKIDEALENWLKEKEHIRKGRGKHEIAKLCDELKKSAVKMWQYAIQEDILGERNSFSKTDPDATFMHMKYDYYNHTNVFKPGYNVQIGVNNGYIAYQYISSDANDMRTLQPFTEGYKELYGQYPKMEVTDAGYGSYENYSYCKSKGIKGILKYSGYEKKKEKVTDKNRYQLRHMERMEDGTPVCPAGHVFEKERIGVNLQGQYPKMTVYYRNKNCCGCAQRNKCTTSKNGRSARIVPALEKMHTEIDEYLKSEEGKMLMRKRSAQAEGAFADIKQDFEYVRLHRRGESGVKVELILVCIGYNLRKYHNRKKVKNMN
- a CDS encoding helix-turn-helix transcriptional regulator translates to MKMHEIIKKRRLEKNLTQEQIAQFLGVSTPAVNKWEKGTSFPDITLLPPLARLLDTDLNTLLSFQEDLSEQEVALFMNHVSELYDNEGFHNAYTCAMKKVKEFPSCDLLILSCATLLQGMYMMEKPKPEKEILETIESLYERVLHSSNISIQQQARSMLISKYINQKDYEKAEQMLQMIPDKQPVDKKQKQIQLYMAKGNYEKAQKITQENLLMQANEIQTTLLTLLDIAIKTKQEEDSFYIAEVAKKNAEVLDLWEYISYLPLFQLYTAYKKPMKCMQVLIPMLKSFTHVKDISTSPLYRMIEVKKQDSTFAKKMQKTILQSIKDDEETAFLKNNKDFQTLLKQYSSEEDN
- a CDS encoding NAD(P)-dependent malic enzyme — protein: MDYAKKAMEMHEQLKGKLEVVSKVKIETRDDLSTAYTPGVAAPCLEIQKNPNKSYELTGRGNCVAVITDGSAVLGLGDIGPEAGMPVMEGKCVLFKEFGGVDAIPLCIRSKDVGEIVRTISLLAGSFGGINLEDIAAPRCFEIEKKLKEVCDIPVFHDDQHGTAIVVASALLNALKVVHKEMGTVDIVINGAGSAGVAIAKLLLDMKFGNITLVDKAGILNIHNNNLTSGQREIVDITGCEKEGTLADAMKDADVFIGVSAPNIVSEEMVASMHKGAIVFTMANPTPEIMPDLALHAGAVVVGTGRSDFPNQINNVLAFPGIFKGALEVRASDINEEMKIAAAYGIASLISEDELKADYIIPSALDKRVAKAVAEAVKEAAIKSGVARI